One genomic region from Streptomyces sp. NBC_00582 encodes:
- a CDS encoding 50S ribosomal protein L25/general stress protein Ctc, translated as MSEVKISAQTRTEFGKGAARRIRRDSKVPGVLYGHGSDPLHLTLPGHDLLLALRTPNVLISLDIDGKTSELAIPKAVQRDAIKGFLEHVDLLLVKRGEKVTVEIPVHAEGELAAGGNLLEHVLNALPVEAEATHIPEGVTVSVEGLEAGASVLAKDITLPKGVTLAVDADAVVLQVLAAQAEEAPEGEGAEGEEVAEA; from the coding sequence ATGTCCGAGGTCAAGATCTCCGCCCAGACCCGTACCGAGTTCGGCAAGGGTGCCGCCCGTCGTATCCGTCGTGACAGCAAGGTCCCCGGTGTCCTGTACGGCCACGGCTCGGACCCGCTGCACCTGACCCTCCCGGGCCACGACCTGCTGCTCGCGCTGCGTACCCCGAACGTGCTGATCTCGCTGGACATCGACGGCAAGACCAGCGAGCTGGCGATCCCGAAGGCCGTGCAGCGCGACGCGATCAAGGGCTTCCTGGAGCACGTCGACCTGCTGCTGGTCAAGCGCGGCGAGAAGGTCACCGTCGAGATCCCGGTGCACGCCGAGGGTGAGCTGGCCGCCGGTGGCAACCTGCTGGAGCACGTCCTGAACGCGCTGCCGGTCGAGGCCGAGGCCACCCACATCCCCGAGGGCGTCACCGTCTCCGTCGAGGGCCTGGAGGCCGGTGCCTCCGTCCTGGCGAAGGACATCACGCTGCCGAAGGGTGTCACGCTGGCCGTGGACGCCGACGCGGTCGTCCTGCAGGTGCTGGCCGCGCAGGCCGAGGAGGCCCCGGAGGGCGAGGGCGCCGAGGGCGAAGAGGTCGCCGAGGCCTGA
- a CDS encoding ribose-phosphate diphosphokinase has translation MTGIKTTGEKKLMFFSGRAHPELAEEVAHELGVGVVPTKAFDFANGEIYVRYQESARGADCFLIQSHTAPINKWIMEQLIMIDALKRASARSITVIVPFYGYARQDKKHRGREPISARLIADLMKTAGADRILTVDLHTDQIQGFFDGPVDHLFALPLLADYVGSKVDSAKLTVVSPDAGRVRVADRWCDRLGAPLAIVHKRRDKDVANQVTVHEVVGEVKGRVCVLVDDMIDTGGTICAAADALFAHGAEDVIVTATHGVLSGPAADRLKNSKVSEFVFTNTLPTPGELELDKITVLSIAHTIASAVREVFEDGSVTSLFDEQ, from the coding sequence GTGACCGGGATCAAGACGACCGGCGAGAAGAAGTTGATGTTCTTCTCCGGCCGCGCCCACCCCGAGCTTGCCGAGGAGGTCGCCCACGAGCTGGGTGTCGGGGTCGTCCCGACGAAGGCCTTCGACTTCGCCAACGGTGAGATCTATGTCCGCTACCAGGAGTCGGCGCGTGGTGCGGACTGCTTCCTGATCCAGAGCCACACGGCTCCGATCAACAAGTGGATCATGGAGCAGTTGATCATGATCGACGCGCTGAAGCGTGCGTCGGCCCGTTCGATCACCGTGATCGTGCCGTTCTACGGCTATGCGCGCCAGGACAAGAAGCACCGTGGCCGTGAGCCGATCTCGGCGCGGCTGATCGCGGACCTGATGAAGACGGCGGGTGCGGACCGGATCCTGACCGTGGATCTGCACACCGATCAGATCCAGGGCTTCTTCGACGGTCCGGTCGACCACCTGTTCGCGCTGCCGCTGCTGGCGGACTACGTGGGCAGCAAGGTGGACAGCGCGAAGCTGACGGTGGTGTCGCCGGACGCCGGCCGGGTACGGGTGGCGGACCGCTGGTGCGACCGGCTGGGCGCGCCGCTGGCGATCGTGCACAAGCGGCGCGACAAGGACGTGGCGAACCAGGTGACGGTCCACGAGGTCGTGGGCGAGGTCAAGGGCCGGGTCTGTGTGCTGGTCGACGACATGATCGACACGGGTGGCACGATCTGCGCCGCGGCCGACGCGCTGTTCGCGCACGGTGCGGAGGACGTCATCGTGACGGCGACGCACGGTGTGCTGTCGGGACCCGCTGCGGACCGTCTGAAGAACTCGAAGGTGAGTGAGTTCGTGTTCACGAACACGCTGCCGACGCCGGGCGAGCTGGAGCTGGACAAGATCACGGTTCTGTCCATCGCGCACACGATCGCGAGCGCGGTGCGTGAGGTGTTCGAGGACGGGTCGGTGACGAGCCTGTTCGACGAGCAGTGA
- the glmU gene encoding bifunctional UDP-N-acetylglucosamine diphosphorylase/glucosamine-1-phosphate N-acetyltransferase GlmU, with protein MSAIRPAAVVVLAAGEGTRMKSATPKVLHELCGRSLVGHVLAAARELDPENLVVVVGHAREKVTAHLAEVDAAVRTAVQEEQNGTGHAVRIALEQLGGTLDGTVVVVCGDTPLLTGATLSALAATHHGDGNAVTVLTAQVPDATGYGRIVRDGATGAVTAIVEHKDASDAQRAIREINSGVFAFDGALLADALKKVRTDNSQGEEYLTDVLGILREAGHRVGACVAVDHREIAGINNRVQLSEARRILNDRLLTAAMLSGVTVIDPATTWVDVTVTFEQDAVVHPGTQLHGATHLGEGAEVGPNSRLTDTIVGAGARVDNTVSYASHIGAHASVGPYAYLRPGTRLGVKGKIGTYVETKNASIGEGTKIPHLSYVGDATIGEYSNIGAASVFVNYDGQEKHHTTVGSHCRTGSDNMFVAPVTVGDGAYTAAGSVITKDVPPGSLAVARGQQRNIEGWVARKRPGSAAAQAAEAAAQQREGED; from the coding sequence GTGAGCGCCATTCGCCCGGCAGCCGTCGTCGTTCTCGCAGCGGGTGAGGGCACCCGTATGAAGTCGGCCACACCCAAGGTCCTGCACGAGCTCTGCGGCCGCAGTCTCGTCGGGCATGTGCTGGCCGCCGCCCGTGAGTTGGACCCCGAGAACCTGGTCGTCGTCGTCGGGCACGCGCGCGAGAAGGTCACGGCCCACCTCGCCGAGGTCGACGCCGCCGTACGCACCGCCGTCCAGGAGGAGCAGAACGGCACCGGGCACGCCGTGCGGATCGCCCTGGAGCAGCTCGGCGGCACCCTCGACGGGACCGTCGTCGTCGTGTGCGGCGACACCCCGCTGCTCACCGGCGCCACCCTGTCCGCGCTGGCGGCGACCCACCACGGTGACGGCAACGCGGTCACCGTGCTGACCGCTCAGGTGCCGGACGCGACCGGGTACGGGCGGATCGTGCGGGACGGGGCGACGGGTGCGGTCACCGCGATCGTGGAGCACAAGGACGCCTCCGACGCCCAGCGGGCGATCCGTGAGATCAACTCCGGGGTGTTCGCGTTCGACGGGGCGCTGCTCGCGGACGCGCTGAAGAAGGTGCGGACGGACAACAGCCAGGGTGAGGAGTACCTCACCGACGTGCTGGGGATCCTGCGGGAGGCCGGGCACCGGGTCGGGGCCTGCGTGGCGGTCGATCACCGGGAGATCGCCGGTATCAACAACCGGGTGCAGCTGAGCGAGGCCCGTCGGATCCTCAACGACCGGCTGCTGACCGCCGCCATGCTGTCGGGTGTCACGGTGATCGATCCGGCGACCACCTGGGTCGACGTCACCGTCACCTTCGAGCAGGACGCCGTCGTCCACCCGGGCACGCAGCTGCACGGCGCCACGCATCTCGGTGAGGGCGCGGAGGTCGGTCCGAACAGCCGGCTCACGGACACGATCGTCGGTGCGGGGGCCCGCGTCGACAACACGGTGTCCTACGCGTCGCACATCGGCGCGCACGCGAGTGTCGGGCCGTACGCCTATCTGCGGCCGGGGACGCGGCTGGGCGTGAAGGGCAAGATCGGTACGTATGTGGAGACCAAGAACGCCTCGATCGGGGAGGGGACGAAGATCCCGCATCTCTCCTATGTCGGGGACGCGACCATCGGTGAGTACAGCAACATCGGTGCGGCCAGCGTGTTCGTGAACTACGACGGGCAGGAGAAGCACCACACCACCGTCGGGTCGCACTGTCGTACCGGTTCGGACAACATGTTTGTGGCTCCTGTCACGGTGGGGGACGGCGCGTACACCGCCGCCGGGTCCGTGATCACCAAGGATGTGCCGCCCGGTTCGCTGGCCGTGGCCCGTGGTCAGCAGCGGAATATCGAGGGTTGGGTGGCCCGTAAGCGTCCGGGAAGCGCTGCCGCGCAGGCGGCCGAGGCGGCTGCTCAGCAGCGCGAGGGCGAAGACTGA
- a CDS encoding sensor histidine kinase, whose translation MTTTGEETAADLRGPLWWARWRSAAFDCGLAAVSAVECAAEGVAFARDAGIPVAVGVVFGLLAGSVLVVRRQWPIAVVLVAIAITPAQMGFLMGLVGLYTLAASELPRRIIASLAGMQLVGTLIVTFVRVRQSMDSGRLTIGDWFIPFAAVVMSLGLTAPPVLLGLYAGQRRRLMESLRERADSLERELQLLAERAEERAEWARSEERTRIAREMHDVVAHRVSLMVVHAAALQAVARKDPEKAVRNAALVGDMGRQALTELREMLGVLRSGGERERAASAVPLAAVGVAAAAAASRAVVEQQHGEGPCLEELEELIGQSAAAGMVVDLSVEGEVRVYAAEIEQTAYRVVQEALTNVHKHAAGAKTHVRLAHRVAEIAMQVENEPPPEVGSAGSAGLPSGGNGLVGMKERVVALGGVFVSGPTEAGGFRVSAVIPSP comes from the coding sequence ATGACCACGACGGGGGAAGAGACCGCGGCGGACCTGAGGGGGCCGCTGTGGTGGGCCAGGTGGCGCAGTGCCGCGTTCGACTGTGGTCTGGCCGCCGTGTCGGCCGTGGAGTGCGCGGCGGAGGGCGTGGCGTTCGCGCGGGACGCCGGGATCCCGGTGGCGGTGGGGGTGGTGTTCGGACTGCTCGCCGGTTCCGTGCTGGTGGTGCGGCGCCAGTGGCCGATCGCCGTGGTGCTGGTGGCGATCGCGATCACGCCGGCCCAGATGGGCTTCCTGATGGGTCTGGTCGGTCTGTACACGCTCGCCGCGTCCGAGCTGCCCCGGCGGATCATCGCCTCGCTGGCGGGGATGCAGCTGGTGGGGACGTTGATCGTGACGTTCGTACGGGTGCGGCAGAGCATGGACTCGGGGCGGCTGACGATCGGGGACTGGTTCATTCCGTTCGCGGCGGTCGTGATGTCCCTGGGGCTGACCGCGCCGCCCGTGCTGCTGGGGCTGTACGCCGGTCAGCGGCGCCGGCTGATGGAGAGCCTGCGTGAGCGGGCGGACAGTCTCGAGCGGGAGCTGCAGTTGCTCGCCGAGCGGGCGGAGGAGCGGGCCGAGTGGGCGCGGAGCGAGGAGCGGACGCGGATCGCCCGGGAGATGCACGACGTGGTCGCGCACCGGGTCAGTCTCATGGTCGTCCACGCCGCCGCGCTGCAGGCCGTCGCGCGCAAGGATCCGGAGAAGGCCGTACGGAACGCCGCTCTCGTCGGGGACATGGGGCGGCAGGCGTTGACGGAGTTGCGGGAGATGCTCGGGGTGCTCAGGAGCGGTGGGGAGCGGGAGCGGGCGGCGTCCGCGGTGCCGTTGGCGGCGGTGGGGGTGGCGGCCGCGGCGGCGGCCTCGCGGGCGGTGGTGGAGCAGCAGCACGGTGAGGGGCCGTGTCTGGAGGAGCTGGAGGAGTTGATCGGGCAGTCGGCGGCCGCGGGGATGGTGGTGGATCTGTCGGTGGAGGGGGAGGTGCGGGTGTACGCGGCGGAGATCGAGCAGACGGCGTACCGGGTGGTGCAGGAGGCGTTGACGAACGTGCACAAGCACGCGGCGGGGGCGAAGACGCATGTGCGGCTGGCGCACCGGGTGGCGGAGATCGCGATGCAGGTGGAGAACGAGCCGCCGCCGGAGGTGGGTTCGGCGGGTTCGGCGGGGTTGCCGTCGGGGGGCAACGGTCTGGTGGGGATGAAGGAGCGGGTGGTGGCGCTCGGCGGGGTGTTCGTGTCGGGGCCGACGGAGGCGGGGGGTTTCCGGGTGTCGGCGGTGATCCCCTCGCCGTGA
- a CDS encoding SUKH-3 domain-containing protein, with translation MHPDPRTSTTRFPVPVDAALRAAGWQPGRWDIKQAEIWADTLRDHTSPAGHRHAVFPAAVEAWAEFGGLTLTPAGPGRQIAPTPLHLDPLHGLHMARTLADLGRALDTDVSPLGTETDTHSLLAIDAEGRVYALDHTGDWYLGPDIDQALGALVSGIEPVRLTAG, from the coding sequence ATGCACCCGGACCCGCGCACCTCAACCACCCGCTTCCCCGTCCCCGTCGACGCCGCCCTGCGCGCCGCCGGCTGGCAACCCGGACGCTGGGACATCAAACAGGCCGAGATCTGGGCCGACACCCTCCGCGACCACACCAGCCCCGCCGGCCACCGCCACGCCGTCTTCCCCGCCGCCGTCGAGGCCTGGGCCGAATTCGGCGGCCTCACCCTCACCCCCGCCGGCCCCGGCCGCCAGATCGCCCCCACCCCCCTCCACCTCGACCCCCTCCACGGCCTCCACATGGCCCGCACCCTCGCCGACCTCGGCCGCGCCCTCGACACCGACGTCAGCCCCCTCGGCACCGAGACCGACACCCACTCCCTCCTCGCCATCGACGCCGAAGGCCGCGTCTACGCCCTCGACCACACCGGCGACTGGTACCTCGGCCCCGACATCGACCAGGCCCTCGGCGCCCTCGTCTCCGGCATCGAACCCGTACGCCTCACCGCCGGCTGA
- a CDS encoding YwqJ-related putative deaminase — protein MTIMNATQTGQHNGPQTPASGDPRIGWSSAETPHAPTLRHRRDGILPTIAAALSVRGATLTGTAARGDQPPALHHLVQDFLDTLGSAQRDRFTGRCAEALLISRHLAAADAARSRRAARKPMTNGEARKVLKQAKLTARRIREDGDPLHGSFAAPCRACTALSAHFGVRIVDPEAND, from the coding sequence ATGACGATCATGAACGCAACGCAAACGGGGCAGCACAACGGGCCGCAAACGCCCGCATCCGGCGACCCCCGCATCGGCTGGTCCAGCGCCGAGACCCCCCACGCCCCCACACTCCGTCACCGCCGCGACGGCATACTCCCCACCATCGCCGCCGCCCTCTCCGTCCGCGGCGCCACCCTCACCGGCACCGCGGCCCGCGGCGACCAGCCCCCGGCCCTGCACCACCTCGTCCAGGACTTCCTCGACACCCTCGGCAGCGCCCAACGCGACCGCTTCACCGGCCGCTGCGCCGAAGCACTCCTCATCTCCCGCCACCTCGCCGCCGCCGACGCCGCCCGCAGCAGACGCGCCGCCCGCAAACCCATGACCAACGGCGAGGCCCGCAAGGTCCTCAAACAAGCCAAACTCACCGCCCGCCGCATCCGCGAGGACGGCGACCCCCTCCACGGCAGCTTCGCCGCACCCTGCCGCGCCTGCACCGCCCTCAGCGCCCACTTCGGCGTCCGCATCGTCGACCCCGAAGCGAACGACTGA
- a CDS encoding SMI1/KNR4 family protein, translating to MTTSRLGQNAAPPNAAYAGQVVHFPDPVRAGRHPRGVRVDERGYPDFSPYARAAAEIAEPPEGFGVDELRLTDYVSANAALAASGHALWDTVPNVATPHGWTWHHVAGSRRLELVPVEVKALLRHHGGLATAPVDHTKRGTRPLQETRPAHVGLPKSGVAVTEAQVQGVEEDLGYRLPGAYRSFLKAAGGCAPVGAALDAEVGLLVDQPFFTVRDEAAVNDLVYVNKCLRDHLTKDYLGVGFVQGGLLAVKVKGERVGSVWFCAYDDVRDVDPSWPPAERTARLLLPCGEDFDVFLSRLAGNPPELETVANLMVDGGFARAVPVASVGAGE from the coding sequence ATGACGACGAGTCGGCTCGGGCAGAACGCCGCGCCGCCCAACGCGGCCTATGCCGGGCAGGTCGTGCACTTCCCGGATCCGGTGCGGGCGGGACGGCACCCGAGAGGGGTGCGGGTGGACGAGCGCGGCTATCCGGACTTCTCGCCGTACGCGCGTGCGGCGGCGGAGATCGCGGAGCCCCCGGAGGGTTTCGGGGTCGACGAGTTGCGGCTGACGGACTACGTGTCGGCGAACGCGGCGCTCGCGGCGTCGGGGCACGCGTTGTGGGACACGGTGCCGAACGTGGCGACTCCGCACGGCTGGACGTGGCATCACGTGGCGGGTTCGCGGCGGCTGGAGCTGGTTCCGGTCGAGGTGAAGGCGTTGCTGCGGCACCACGGCGGTCTGGCGACGGCTCCGGTGGATCACACGAAGCGCGGGACGCGGCCGTTGCAGGAGACGCGTCCGGCGCATGTGGGGCTGCCGAAGTCGGGTGTGGCGGTGACGGAGGCGCAGGTGCAGGGGGTCGAGGAGGATCTGGGCTACCGGCTGCCGGGGGCGTACCGCTCGTTCCTGAAGGCGGCGGGCGGGTGCGCGCCGGTGGGCGCGGCGCTGGACGCGGAGGTGGGGCTCCTGGTGGACCAGCCGTTCTTCACGGTGCGGGACGAGGCGGCGGTCAACGACCTGGTCTACGTCAACAAGTGTCTGCGGGACCATCTGACGAAGGACTATCTGGGCGTCGGGTTCGTGCAGGGCGGGCTGCTGGCCGTGAAGGTGAAGGGCGAGCGGGTCGGTTCGGTGTGGTTCTGCGCCTACGACGACGTCCGGGACGTGGATCCGTCGTGGCCTCCGGCGGAGCGTACGGCGCGGCTGCTGTTGCCGTGCGGTGAGGATTTCGACGTGTTCCTGTCGCGGCTGGCCGGTAATCCGCCGGAGTTGGAGACGGTGGCGAATCTGATGGTGGACGGCGGGTTCGCGCGTGCGGTGCCCGTGGCGTCCGTCGGTGCGGGGGAGTGA
- a CDS encoding SUKH-4 family immunity protein, with translation MVTFAQAQERAEEWVNGDVPAYQHREVRVREFGLGFVVWAEDRAEGPRSDGGAQRLVIARDSGEATLWPALPVGEVIRRYEEEYGRPAGPEDAVPAPAARVDLNQTSFLLSPPEWLQEAADRLGIGERGADSGAGAGAGAGAGAGSGAGSGAGVSAGSGAGAGGGVTPDPALPRTQAGVPGSGLPQTQPGVPTGPAAGAPAATPAGATPWTGTDTNGDAGDDRSVPLPATVFAPPLSGSDEPAPPPAGLPDAETALMKGGSQLPPTAVAPAMDEPGRGAAEGRPGPTGTPGDTPPQGPGGSSYGHPQGPGAAGAAGGSGAGQQATPVPPAPPQGPGGSSYGHPQGAGAAGAPGGPGAGQPATPPLPPPSVPQGPGAASYGYPQGPGGQGAVPAPAQARPGVPSYGAGGPGGGAPGRPLASNASDIADAATSKAAPPPRRGARGGATPPPPPSAPGAPGARPGGTPPPPPPGPGAPGAAPGGGYVPTQLVSALGPDGPAGPGGPNTPGGPNTPGGPNTPGGAPPGGVHHAATMLANPGPMGPGGPGGPGGPGGPGGAPQPPGAPGVPQPPAGAPGAPGVPGVPQASGVPGGPGAPGVPGAPHQAPTVLAGPPVGAPGAPPPPAPGVPGVPGAAGMAPGAPGMPPGVPGAGQPPAYGYPQQPPGQPTVGPGYQAVLRYRAQDGSEQQVIRRSAPGTPHPEWQIFHELRAMNVPPDQVLELHTELESCELPGAYCARMIREQWPQARLASIAPYGTDHASRQQGMQQLLVHQGELHQVADGPARPAPVRAPLPPVQPVPPIPPEGIAQELGAAFGPGLFRFEQAAVSRQGVPPVVAHTLVVAGLPMDMGPFFWAQAQPGRPVPTLAELAAERGVQPAPDAGSYLVMGSDFGKAICVQYGTANIVAVPVEAGPGGGSVPPQFVNTGLPEFQRCLALLGRMWRLRFGLNQEQAGRWTVDFQAQLASLDPAALGSPESWWSVLLEQMWDGLL, from the coding sequence ATGGTGACGTTCGCGCAGGCGCAGGAGCGCGCCGAGGAGTGGGTCAACGGGGACGTGCCCGCGTACCAGCATCGTGAGGTGCGGGTGCGGGAGTTCGGGCTCGGGTTCGTGGTGTGGGCGGAGGACCGTGCGGAGGGGCCTCGTTCGGACGGGGGTGCGCAGCGGCTGGTGATCGCCCGGGACAGCGGGGAGGCCACGTTGTGGCCGGCGTTGCCGGTGGGGGAGGTGATCCGCCGTTACGAGGAGGAGTACGGCCGTCCGGCCGGTCCCGAGGACGCGGTGCCGGCGCCTGCGGCGCGGGTGGATCTGAACCAGACGTCGTTCCTGCTGTCGCCGCCGGAGTGGTTGCAGGAGGCGGCGGACAGGCTGGGGATCGGGGAGCGGGGGGCGGACAGCGGTGCGGGCGCGGGTGCAGGCGCCGGGGCTGGAGCCGGGTCCGGCGCGGGTTCCGGGGCGGGTGTGTCGGCGGGTTCCGGTGCGGGGGCGGGTGGGGGCGTGACGCCTGATCCCGCGCTGCCGCGGACGCAGGCCGGGGTGCCGGGGAGCGGGCTGCCGCAGACGCAGCCGGGGGTGCCGACGGGGCCCGCGGCCGGTGCGCCCGCGGCGACGCCCGCCGGGGCCACGCCGTGGACGGGTACGGACACCAACGGCGACGCGGGTGACGACCGTTCCGTGCCGCTGCCCGCGACGGTCTTCGCGCCACCGCTGAGCGGTTCCGACGAGCCGGCGCCGCCGCCCGCCGGGCTGCCGGACGCCGAGACGGCCCTGATGAAGGGTGGCAGCCAGCTTCCGCCGACGGCGGTCGCCCCGGCGATGGACGAGCCGGGCAGGGGGGCCGCGGAGGGCCGTCCGGGCCCCACGGGCACACCGGGCGACACGCCGCCGCAGGGACCGGGCGGATCGTCGTACGGCCATCCGCAGGGCCCGGGTGCGGCCGGTGCGGCCGGTGGTTCGGGTGCCGGGCAGCAGGCCACGCCTGTGCCGCCGGCTCCGCCTCAGGGGCCCGGTGGGTCGTCGTACGGCCATCCGCAGGGCGCGGGTGCGGCCGGTGCGCCCGGTGGTCCGGGTGCCGGGCAGCCGGCCACTCCTCCGCTTCCGCCGCCGTCTGTGCCGCAGGGGCCGGGTGCGGCGTCGTACGGGTATCCGCAGGGGCCCGGTGGGCAGGGGGCCGTGCCTGCGCCTGCGCAGGCACGGCCGGGTGTGCCGTCGTACGGGGCCGGTGGCCCCGGTGGGGGTGCGCCAGGGCGGCCGCTCGCGTCGAACGCGAGTGACATCGCCGATGCCGCGACCAGCAAGGCGGCTCCGCCGCCACGTCGTGGTGCGCGCGGTGGGGCCACGCCGCCGCCTCCGCCGAGCGCGCCGGGGGCTCCGGGTGCGCGGCCGGGCGGTACGCCGCCTCCGCCGCCGCCCGGTCCGGGTGCGCCCGGTGCCGCCCCGGGGGGTGGCTATGTGCCCACGCAGTTGGTGTCGGCCCTCGGGCCGGACGGGCCGGCCGGTCCCGGCGGGCCGAACACACCGGGCGGGCCGAACACACCGGGCGGGCCGAACACACCGGGCGGTGCTCCTCCCGGTGGCGTTCACCATGCCGCGACCATGCTGGCCAACCCCGGACCGATGGGTCCCGGTGGCCCAGGTGGTCCCGGTGGTCCCGGTGGTCCCGGGGGCGCGCCGCAGCCTCCGGGCGCCCCCGGTGTGCCGCAGCCTCCGGCGGGTGCGCCCGGCGCTCCCGGGGTTCCCGGTGTGCCTCAGGCATCCGGTGTTCCGGGCGGGCCCGGTGCTCCCGGTGTCCCGGGTGCCCCGCACCAGGCGCCGACCGTGCTGGCCGGACCCCCGGTCGGTGCCCCCGGTGCGCCTCCGCCGCCCGCCCCGGGTGTGCCCGGCGTTCCCGGCGCTGCGGGCATGGCTCCGGGCGCCCCCGGGATGCCTCCGGGTGTTCCCGGGGCCGGGCAGCCGCCGGCGTACGGGTATCCGCAGCAGCCGCCGGGGCAGCCGACGGTCGGTCCGGGCTACCAGGCCGTGCTGCGCTACCGCGCGCAGGACGGGTCGGAGCAGCAGGTGATCCGGCGTTCGGCGCCGGGCACCCCGCACCCGGAGTGGCAGATCTTCCACGAGCTGCGGGCGATGAACGTGCCCCCGGACCAGGTGCTGGAGCTGCACACCGAGCTGGAGTCGTGCGAGCTGCCGGGTGCGTACTGTGCGCGGATGATCCGTGAGCAGTGGCCGCAGGCGCGGCTGGCGAGCATCGCGCCGTACGGCACGGATCACGCGAGCCGGCAGCAGGGCATGCAGCAGCTGTTGGTGCACCAGGGCGAGTTGCACCAGGTGGCCGACGGTCCCGCGCGGCCGGCGCCGGTGCGGGCGCCGTTGCCGCCGGTGCAGCCGGTTCCGCCGATCCCCCCGGAGGGGATCGCGCAGGAGCTGGGCGCGGCGTTCGGGCCGGGTCTGTTCCGGTTCGAGCAGGCCGCGGTGTCCCGGCAGGGTGTGCCGCCGGTGGTGGCGCACACGCTGGTGGTGGCGGGGCTGCCGATGGACATGGGGCCGTTCTTCTGGGCGCAGGCCCAGCCGGGGCGGCCGGTGCCGACGCTGGCGGAGCTGGCGGCGGAGCGGGGGGTGCAGCCGGCGCCGGACGCGGGCTCGTACCTCGTCATGGGCAGTGACTTCGGCAAGGCGATCTGTGTGCAGTACGGGACGGCGAACATCGTCGCGGTGCCGGTGGAGGCGGGGCCGGGCGGCGGGTCGGTGCCGCCGCAGTTCGTCAACACCGGGCTGCCCGAGTTCCAGCGCTGTCTCGCGCTGCTGGGCCGGATGTGGCGGCTGCGGTTCGGGCTGAACCAGGAGCAGGCGGGCCGCTGGACGGTGGACTTCCAGGCGCAGTTGGCCTCGTTGGACCCGGCGGCGCTGGGGTCGCCGGAGAGCTGGTGGTCGGTGCTGCTGGAGCAGATGTGGGACGGGCTGCTGTGA
- a CDS encoding cellulose-binding protein encodes MTVLGRGYRPKEVDMFTAALSAERDAAWERVTRLTVLAKDMVVEAKRLREACTEIKPQTYDTLGERARRLWELAQEEAADMVERARSEAREEVEQAEEHADTLRRTAQEQAETIRTEAKEYAHKRLLAARAEAQGIRVTARRKVKEFRGAELDALRDVRQRTAGLLVEPKHEHAEKWAAADREAAERIAAQDANNERAVARAEEALAEAQREFAEAQEMINRREEEARARATQILAEARLKEDRIAQETERVVRKHHEHCEEVRAHMEQVQESLRALTGRPAE; translated from the coding sequence GTGACCGTTCTCGGGCGCGGCTACCGGCCCAAAGAAGTCGACATGTTCACCGCCGCGCTCTCCGCCGAACGCGACGCGGCCTGGGAGCGGGTCACCCGGCTCACGGTGCTCGCCAAGGACATGGTCGTGGAGGCCAAGCGGCTGCGCGAGGCGTGCACGGAGATCAAACCGCAGACGTACGACACCCTCGGTGAGCGCGCACGGCGCCTGTGGGAGCTCGCGCAGGAGGAGGCGGCGGACATGGTCGAGCGCGCCCGCAGCGAGGCGCGGGAGGAGGTCGAACAGGCGGAGGAGCACGCCGACACGCTGCGCCGGACGGCGCAGGAGCAGGCGGAGACGATCCGCACGGAGGCCAAGGAGTACGCCCACAAGCGGCTGCTCGCGGCGCGCGCCGAGGCGCAGGGCATCCGGGTCACCGCGCGGCGCAAGGTGAAGGAGTTCCGCGGCGCGGAGCTCGACGCGCTGCGCGACGTACGGCAGCGCACCGCGGGCCTTCTCGTGGAACCGAAGCACGAGCACGCCGAGAAGTGGGCGGCGGCGGACCGCGAGGCGGCCGAGCGGATCGCCGCGCAGGACGCCAACAACGAGCGGGCGGTGGCCCGCGCGGAGGAGGCGCTGGCCGAGGCGCAGCGGGAGTTCGCCGAGGCCCAGGAGATGATCAACCGGCGTGAGGAGGAGGCACGCGCGCGTGCCACGCAGATCCTCGCGGAGGCGCGGCTGAAGGAGGACCGCATCGCCCAGGAGACCGAACGGGTGGTGCGCAAGCATCACGAGCACTGCGAAGAGGTGCGGGCGCACATGGAGCAGGTCCAGGAGAGCCTGAGGGCGCTGACGGGCCGTCCGGCGGAGTGA